One stretch of Corynebacterium callunae DSM 20147 DNA includes these proteins:
- a CDS encoding glutathione peroxidase has protein sequence MGTLKDQKITLNDGTETTMGQWADKLLLVVNVASQCGLTPQYEGLQRLYEKYQDRGLVVLGVPCNQFKGQEPGTDAQVCAFVQDNYGVSFPLLAKTEVNGENAHPLYRELKSATGGAEIQWNFEKFLLKIDGNTIERFAPQVEPESEETVRAIEANLPL, from the coding sequence ATGGGTACCTTAAAAGATCAAAAAATAACGCTTAACGACGGAACCGAGACCACGATGGGCCAATGGGCCGATAAATTGCTCTTGGTAGTTAATGTGGCCTCGCAATGTGGTTTAACTCCGCAATATGAAGGGCTGCAGCGCCTTTATGAGAAGTACCAAGACCGTGGCCTTGTTGTGCTAGGTGTGCCATGCAATCAATTTAAAGGTCAAGAACCAGGAACTGATGCCCAGGTTTGTGCCTTTGTTCAAGATAATTACGGTGTTAGCTTCCCGCTTTTGGCAAAAACTGAGGTTAATGGGGAGAATGCTCACCCCCTTTATCGGGAATTAAAATCAGCAACCGGTGGGGCGGAGATTCAATGGAATTTTGAGAAATTCCTGCTAAAAATTGATGGTAATACTATTGAGCGCTTTGCACCGCAGGTAGAACCAGAGTCAGAGGAGACTGTGCGCGCTATCGAGGCAAACTTACCCCTTTAA
- the purF gene encoding amidophosphoribosyltransferase, with protein sequence MVNTDYPYDDHNEQAPREECGVFGVWAPGEEVAKLTYFGLFALQHRGQEAAGIAVGDGEQILVFKDLGLVSQVFDEPILESLRGNIAIGHTRYTTAGGNTWENAQPMFRMAPDGTDIALGHNGNLINHIELRDRATKLGLVDPLKKPSDTDVLTALMANGVGEGRTLFDSAKALLPEVEGAYCLTFTDGHTLYAARDPYGIRPLSIGRLSSGWVVASETSALDIVGASLVREVEPGELIAIDESGLTSTRFAEVQRKGCVFEYVYLARPDSVIKGRNVNEVRLEIGRKLAKEAPAVGDLVIPTPESGTPAAVGFAQASGIPFGQGMVKNAYVGRTFIQPSDTLRQLGIRLKLNPLREVIAGKRLVVVDDSIVRGNTQRAVIRMLREAGAAEVHVRIASPPVKWPCFYGIDFATPGELIANAVTSDNEKEMVEAVRSAIGADSLGYVSIDSMVEATEQPVNELCLACFDGNYPMGLPQGNSNADLVRKMQAARQDKIAN encoded by the coding sequence ATGGTAAACACCGATTATCCCTACGATGATCACAACGAACAAGCTCCGCGTGAAGAATGCGGCGTGTTTGGTGTGTGGGCACCGGGCGAAGAAGTTGCAAAGCTAACCTATTTCGGACTTTTTGCCCTCCAGCACCGTGGCCAAGAGGCTGCCGGCATTGCTGTGGGTGATGGTGAACAAATTTTGGTCTTTAAAGACTTGGGCCTAGTGTCACAAGTTTTTGATGAACCAATTTTGGAATCACTCCGAGGCAATATTGCTATCGGACACACCCGTTACACCACCGCAGGTGGCAATACCTGGGAAAATGCCCAGCCCATGTTCCGCATGGCGCCGGATGGAACAGATATTGCCCTCGGTCATAACGGCAACCTTATTAACCACATTGAACTACGTGATCGCGCCACCAAACTTGGTCTGGTAGATCCACTTAAAAAGCCTTCCGATACCGATGTTCTCACCGCACTTATGGCTAATGGCGTCGGAGAAGGTCGCACCCTTTTTGATTCAGCCAAGGCCTTGCTCCCAGAGGTAGAAGGCGCATACTGCCTTACTTTCACCGATGGGCACACCCTTTATGCAGCTCGTGACCCATATGGCATCCGCCCTCTTTCCATTGGACGTTTGTCCAGCGGTTGGGTAGTTGCCTCCGAAACCTCCGCTTTGGACATCGTTGGTGCATCATTGGTGCGCGAAGTTGAACCAGGCGAACTGATTGCCATTGATGAATCTGGTCTTACCTCCACTCGTTTTGCAGAGGTCCAGCGCAAGGGTTGCGTATTTGAATACGTTTACCTCGCGCGCCCGGACTCTGTGATTAAGGGACGCAATGTCAATGAAGTGCGTCTTGAGATTGGCCGCAAGCTAGCCAAGGAAGCTCCTGCAGTGGGCGACCTTGTTATTCCAACTCCAGAATCTGGAACTCCAGCTGCAGTGGGCTTCGCTCAAGCATCCGGCATTCCTTTTGGCCAAGGCATGGTGAAAAATGCCTATGTCGGACGTACTTTTATTCAGCCTTCTGACACTCTGCGCCAATTGGGTATCCGCCTCAAGCTCAACCCTTTGCGCGAAGTTATCGCCGGCAAGCGCCTTGTTGTGGTTGATGATTCCATCGTCCGTGGTAACACCCAGCGCGCGGTAATTCGCATGCTGCGTGAGGCTGGCGCTGCTGAGGTACACGTACGTATCGCGTCCCCACCTGTGAAGTGGCCTTGCTTCTATGGCATTGACTTTGCTACTCCAGGTGAGCTTATTGCCAATGCTGTAACAAGTGACAATGAGAAGGAAATGGTGGAAGCCGTACGTTCCGCCATCGGTGCCGATTCTCTCGGTTATGTCTCCATTGACAGTATGGTGGAGGCAACGGAACAGCCGGTTAATGAGCTGTGTCTAGCCTGCTTTGATGGCAATTACCCAATGGGACTGCCACAGGGCAATAGCAATGCTGACCTGGTGCGCAAGATGCAAGCTGCACGCCAGGATAAGATTGCGAACTAA
- the trhA gene encoding PAQR family membrane homeostasis protein TrhA, with product MARDQGKNIHKDTQEPGEFKKAVRRVTGGHFDEPLIELRKYVLDRGERPVTRGLFHLIAAFLSVISGSILTTIAWIDLEWWQALGVTIYAVAMLGLFGVSAAYHRGPWRRMRTVAWWRRADHSTIAVFIAATYTPLCLLVLEPRTAAWMLTIAWIGAIASVIMNMVWINHPRWLSVAVYLALGWLIVPLIPELWAGAGHTVVWLLLVGGIVYSLGALVYGFRWPGRNARILGYHEHFHLATIVAAVIHLIAVWMVVANA from the coding sequence ATGGCACGTGATCAGGGAAAGAATATCCACAAAGACACTCAAGAGCCAGGAGAATTCAAAAAAGCAGTCCGCAGAGTTACCGGGGGGCATTTTGATGAACCCCTTATTGAGCTCAGAAAATATGTGCTTGATAGAGGCGAAAGGCCCGTTACTCGCGGGCTCTTCCATCTAATTGCGGCATTCCTCAGTGTGATTTCGGGATCAATCTTAACGACCATCGCTTGGATTGATTTGGAGTGGTGGCAAGCGCTCGGCGTTACCATTTATGCCGTCGCAATGCTGGGACTCTTTGGAGTCTCTGCGGCCTATCACCGTGGGCCATGGCGGCGTATGCGCACCGTGGCTTGGTGGCGTCGTGCAGACCATTCCACCATCGCGGTGTTTATCGCAGCGACCTACACCCCGCTTTGTCTATTGGTGCTGGAGCCGCGAACAGCAGCCTGGATGTTAACAATTGCGTGGATTGGTGCCATCGCCAGCGTCATCATGAACATGGTGTGGATTAACCACCCACGCTGGCTCAGTGTCGCGGTGTACCTCGCCTTGGGTTGGTTGATTGTGCCTTTGATTCCTGAGCTTTGGGCTGGAGCTGGACATACCGTCGTGTGGCTGCTGTTAGTCGGTGGCATTGTTTATAGCCTCGGTGCACTGGTTTATGGATTCCGCTGGCCAGGACGTAATGCCAGAATTCTGGGTTATCATGAGCATTTCCACTTGGCGACAATCGTGGCCGCAGTAATCCACCTCATAGCAGTGTGGATGGTTGTTGCCAACGCTTAA
- the purM gene encoding phosphoribosylformylglycinamidine cyclo-ligase: MSDHQDTTAEGVSYAAAGVDIEAGDRAVELFAPLAKRATRPEVRGNLGGFAGLFELGKYKNPILAAGSDGVGTKLVIAQMMDKHDTIGIDLVAMCVDDLVVTGAEPLFLQDYIAIGKVVPEHVAEIVSGIAEGCIQAGCALLGGETAEHPGVMEPNHYDVSATAVGVVEADELLGPDRVRAGDVLIGMASSGLHSNGYSLARHVLLEMAGLSLDGHIEELGRTLGEELLEPTRIYSKDCLALIAECEVHTFCHVTGGGLAGNLERVIPEGLVAEMSRGTWTPGQIFRTIASLGKVPREEMEKTFNMGVGMVAVVAEKDRDRALAMLTARHIDCWELGTVRNGETGEARVILNGEHPGY; the protein is encoded by the coding sequence ATGAGTGATCACCAGGACACCACCGCCGAAGGCGTTTCATACGCAGCTGCCGGAGTCGATATTGAAGCCGGCGATCGCGCCGTCGAATTGTTCGCTCCACTGGCAAAGCGTGCTACCCGCCCCGAGGTTCGGGGTAACCTAGGCGGCTTTGCCGGCCTTTTTGAGCTCGGTAAGTACAAGAACCCTATTCTCGCTGCTGGCTCTGATGGAGTTGGAACCAAGCTTGTTATTGCCCAGATGATGGACAAACACGACACCATTGGTATTGACCTCGTCGCAATGTGCGTTGATGACCTCGTGGTCACCGGCGCTGAGCCACTTTTCCTGCAGGATTACATTGCTATCGGCAAGGTTGTTCCAGAGCATGTCGCTGAGATCGTCTCCGGCATCGCAGAAGGTTGTATCCAGGCTGGTTGTGCTTTGCTCGGCGGCGAAACTGCAGAGCACCCAGGCGTTATGGAGCCAAACCACTACGATGTCTCTGCAACTGCAGTTGGCGTTGTAGAAGCTGATGAGTTGCTGGGACCTGATCGTGTTCGCGCGGGCGATGTCCTTATCGGTATGGCTTCTTCTGGTCTGCACTCCAATGGTTATTCTTTGGCTCGCCACGTCCTTTTGGAAATGGCTGGTCTATCCCTCGATGGCCACATCGAAGAGCTTGGTCGCACCCTCGGCGAAGAGCTACTAGAGCCAACTCGTATTTACTCCAAGGACTGCCTTGCACTTATCGCTGAGTGCGAAGTTCACACCTTCTGCCACGTCACCGGTGGTGGACTAGCAGGCAACCTGGAGCGCGTTATCCCAGAAGGTCTTGTTGCTGAGATGTCTCGCGGTACCTGGACCCCTGGACAGATCTTCCGCACCATTGCTTCTTTGGGCAAGGTTCCTCGCGAAGAGATGGAAAAGACCTTCAACATGGGTGTTGGCATGGTTGCAGTTGTTGCTGAAAAGGACCGCGATCGCGCCTTGGCAATGCTGACTGCTCGCCACATTGATTGCTGGGAGCTGGGCACCGTACGCAACGGTGAGACCGGCGAAGCTCGCGTTATTCTTAACGGTGAGCACCCAGGCTACTAA
- the purS gene encoding phosphoribosylformylglycinamidine synthase subunit PurS yields MARVVVNVMPKAEILDPQGQAVHRALGRIGVTGVSDVRQGKRFELEVDDSVTEADLQKVAETLLANTVIEDFDVVGVEIAK; encoded by the coding sequence GTGGCCCGTGTTGTTGTCAATGTCATGCCTAAGGCTGAGATTCTGGATCCCCAGGGGCAGGCGGTACACCGCGCCCTTGGACGTATTGGAGTAACTGGAGTCTCCGATGTGCGTCAGGGAAAGCGCTTCGAACTAGAAGTTGATGATTCCGTCACCGAAGCTGATCTGCAGAAGGTCGCTGAAACGCTCCTCGCAAACACCGTCATCGAGGATTTCGATGTTGTAGGAGTTGAGATCGCCAAGTGA
- a CDS encoding acyl-CoA thioesterase yields the protein MSETHSENNTRSPEVTLRFMAAPTDVLMAGSHGVGGGRVLEWIDKAAYACATQWSGTYCVTAYVGHIHFTRPIPSGHMVEVRSRVAMTGRSSMHIVNEVLSADPRDGRYTRACDCLVIFVAKDTATGRAQAVPTFVPKDEEEQRVLESAQSRILLRKAIEAEMEKQTYDGPSEAPRLITRFLAKPTDVNWGGKVHGGTAMEWIDEAGAACTMEWSSNHTVAVYAGGIRFYQPIQIGDLIEVDARLMRTDKRSMQMSIHVRAGDAHRGRAELETAIHATVTYIGIDIDGEPLPAPQFVPRTPEDIQLAEHANILRELRAEYSPMPLFPRLVPMQID from the coding sequence ATGTCTGAGACGCACTCCGAAAATAACACTCGCTCACCCGAGGTCACCCTCCGTTTTATGGCCGCCCCAACTGACGTGTTGATGGCTGGTAGCCACGGCGTTGGCGGTGGTCGTGTGCTGGAGTGGATCGATAAGGCAGCTTATGCCTGTGCCACCCAATGGTCTGGCACTTATTGCGTGACTGCATATGTTGGTCACATTCATTTCACCCGCCCGATTCCTTCCGGACACATGGTTGAGGTGCGTTCCCGCGTGGCAATGACCGGCCGTTCTTCCATGCACATTGTTAATGAAGTGCTCTCTGCTGACCCTCGTGATGGCCGTTATACGCGCGCCTGCGACTGCCTGGTTATTTTCGTGGCAAAAGATACTGCTACTGGCCGCGCACAAGCTGTACCGACCTTTGTGCCTAAGGATGAAGAAGAGCAGCGTGTTTTGGAGTCTGCACAGTCTCGCATTTTGTTGCGCAAGGCTATTGAGGCAGAAATGGAAAAGCAAACCTACGATGGTCCTTCTGAGGCACCTCGTTTGATTACGCGTTTCTTGGCTAAGCCAACCGATGTTAACTGGGGTGGAAAAGTCCACGGTGGTACTGCCATGGAGTGGATTGATGAGGCTGGTGCTGCCTGCACCATGGAGTGGTCTTCCAATCACACCGTCGCAGTTTATGCCGGTGGAATTCGTTTTTATCAGCCCATTCAAATCGGTGACCTCATCGAAGTTGATGCCCGCCTAATGCGTACCGATAAGCGCTCAATGCAGATGTCGATTCATGTCCGTGCCGGAGATGCCCACCGTGGCCGCGCCGAGCTCGAAACCGCTATCCATGCCACTGTTACCTACATTGGCATCGATATTGATGGAGAACCGTTGCCAGCACCACAATTTGTGCCACGCACCCCAGAGGATATCCAGTTGGCCGAACACGCCAACATCTTGCGCGAACTGCGTGCAGAGTACTCCCCTATGCCTCTCTTCCCTCGCCTCGTTCCCATGCAGATTGACTAG
- the purL gene encoding phosphoribosylformylglycinamidine synthase subunit PurL, whose amino-acid sequence MSTFINDTVEDAIKNPDLEQPYAALGLKDDEYARIKEILGRRPTDAELTVYSVMWSEHCSYKSSKVHLRYFGETTTPEMAEKILAGIGENAGVVDIGDGNAVTFRVESHNHPSFVEPHQGAATGVGGIVRDIMAMGARPIAVMDQLRFGAVDNPDTQRVLPGVVDGISHYGNCLGLPNIGGETVFDDSYAGNPLVNALCVGTLKVEDLKLAFASGTGNKVILFGSRTGLDGIGGVSVLGSASFEEGEERKLPAVQVGDPFAEKVLIECCLELYKAGVVVGIQDLGGGGLACATSELAAAGDGGMRVNLDNVPLRAENMSAAEILASESQERMCAVVTPENVDRFLEICAKWDVTCAEIGEVTDEKGRYLVLHNGEVVIDAPAATIDEGPVYNRPVARPENQDELQLEAEIAHPVDAAEIKNAWLQLVSSPALCSRAFITEQYDRYVRGNTVQAKNANAGVLRIDEETNRGVAISADASGRYTKLEPNTGARLALAEAYRNVVSTGARPVAVTNCLNFGSPENPGVMWQFKEAVHGIADGSKELGIPVSGGNVSFYNQTGEEPILPTPVVGVLGVLDNVENSIGNVLPAEDQDLYLLGETFDEFGGSVWQQISGAGLNGLPPQVDLANEQRLAELFVGSDLFTASHDLSEGGLGQTLAELAIHANKGIEANLAQIHPSLFTSLFAESASRIVVATNRGAELEARAAELGVPAFKLGRTNDSAVISVQGADITVEVSVEELREAWTNTLPEAFGHAVGANSVVQ is encoded by the coding sequence ATGAGCACCTTTATCAACGACACTGTCGAGGACGCCATCAAGAACCCAGACCTGGAGCAGCCTTATGCTGCTTTGGGCCTGAAAGACGATGAGTACGCCCGCATCAAAGAAATCCTTGGTCGCCGCCCTACCGACGCTGAGCTGACCGTTTACTCCGTAATGTGGTCCGAGCACTGCTCCTACAAGTCCTCCAAGGTTCACCTGCGTTACTTCGGTGAAACCACCACCCCGGAGATGGCTGAAAAGATCTTGGCCGGCATTGGCGAAAACGCTGGTGTGGTCGACATCGGAGACGGCAACGCTGTGACCTTCCGCGTTGAGTCCCACAACCATCCATCCTTCGTGGAACCACACCAGGGTGCAGCAACCGGCGTCGGCGGTATTGTCCGTGACATCATGGCCATGGGTGCACGCCCAATTGCTGTGATGGATCAGCTGCGCTTTGGTGCAGTAGACAACCCTGATACCCAGCGCGTTTTGCCTGGCGTAGTTGACGGTATTTCCCACTACGGCAACTGTCTCGGCCTGCCAAACATCGGTGGCGAGACCGTCTTTGATGATTCCTACGCTGGCAACCCACTGGTTAACGCACTCTGCGTGGGCACCCTGAAGGTTGAAGACCTCAAGCTGGCTTTTGCCTCCGGTACCGGCAATAAGGTTATCCTCTTCGGTTCCCGCACCGGCCTTGATGGCATCGGCGGCGTATCCGTTTTGGGTTCTGCTTCCTTCGAGGAAGGCGAGGAGCGCAAGCTTCCAGCCGTCCAGGTTGGTGACCCATTTGCTGAAAAGGTCCTTATCGAATGCTGCCTCGAGCTTTATAAGGCTGGCGTTGTGGTTGGTATCCAGGACCTCGGTGGCGGCGGACTTGCCTGCGCTACCTCTGAGCTGGCAGCTGCTGGCGACGGCGGAATGCGCGTCAACTTGGACAATGTTCCACTGCGTGCAGAGAACATGTCTGCAGCTGAGATCTTGGCTTCTGAGTCCCAGGAGCGCATGTGTGCTGTTGTGACCCCAGAAAACGTTGATCGTTTCTTGGAGATCTGCGCTAAGTGGGATGTCACCTGTGCTGAAATCGGCGAAGTTACCGATGAGAAGGGCCGTTACTTGGTCCTCCACAACGGTGAAGTTGTTATCGACGCACCTGCTGCAACCATCGATGAAGGCCCAGTTTATAACCGCCCAGTAGCTCGCCCTGAGAACCAGGATGAGCTGCAGCTGGAAGCTGAAATTGCGCACCCAGTAGATGCTGCAGAGATCAAGAACGCATGGCTGCAGCTGGTATCTTCCCCAGCCCTGTGCTCCCGTGCTTTCATCACCGAGCAGTATGACCGCTATGTGCGTGGCAACACCGTACAGGCCAAGAACGCCAATGCTGGCGTTTTGCGTATCGACGAAGAGACCAACCGTGGTGTTGCAATCTCCGCAGATGCTTCTGGTCGTTACACCAAGCTTGAGCCCAACACTGGTGCTCGTCTGGCTTTGGCTGAGGCTTATCGCAACGTGGTTTCCACCGGTGCTCGTCCGGTAGCAGTAACCAACTGCCTGAACTTCGGTTCCCCTGAGAACCCAGGTGTGATGTGGCAGTTCAAGGAAGCCGTCCACGGTATTGCTGACGGTTCCAAGGAACTGGGCATTCCAGTTTCTGGCGGAAACGTCTCCTTCTACAACCAGACCGGCGAAGAGCCAATTCTGCCTACTCCTGTAGTTGGCGTGCTTGGCGTGTTGGACAATGTAGAAAACAGCATCGGAAACGTGCTTCCGGCAGAAGACCAGGATCTCTACTTGCTCGGCGAGACCTTCGATGAATTCGGTGGATCCGTCTGGCAGCAGATCTCCGGCGCTGGACTTAACGGTCTGCCACCACAGGTTGATCTCGCTAATGAGCAGCGTCTGGCAGAACTCTTTGTAGGTTCTGATCTCTTCACCGCTTCCCATGACCTTTCCGAAGGCGGCTTGGGTCAGACCTTGGCTGAGCTGGCAATCCATGCCAACAAGGGCATTGAGGCTAATCTTGCACAGATTCACCCATCCTTGTTCACCTCTTTGTTTGCAGAATCTGCTTCTCGCATCGTGGTTGCAACCAACCGTGGCGCAGAACTAGAAGCACGCGCAGCAGAACTTGGTGTTCCTGCTTTCAAGCTGGGTCGCACCAATGACTCTGCAGTGATCAGCGTCCAGGGCGCAGATATCACTGTTGAGGTGTCTGTAGAAGAGCTTCGCGAGGCTTGGACCAACACCTTGCCAGAGGCTTTTGGACACGCCGTCGGCGCTAATTCTGTAGTTCAATAA
- the purQ gene encoding phosphoribosylformylglycinamidine synthase subunit PurQ, translated as MSAKIGVITFPGTLDDVDAARAARIAGAEVISLWHADEDLKGVDAVVVPGGFSYGDYLRTGAISALAPVMQSVIEQAGKGMPVLGICNGFQILTEARLLPGALTRNQGLHFHCVDTHLVVENNTTAWTNTLEQGQKILIPAKHGEGRFQADAETIAELEGEGRVVFRYTDNFNGSVNEIAGITNKTGRVVGLMPHPEHAVEKLTGPSVDGLELFLSAIGTIAA; from the coding sequence GTGAGCGCCAAAATCGGTGTAATTACTTTCCCAGGAACCCTAGATGACGTCGACGCAGCACGCGCCGCACGCATTGCCGGCGCAGAAGTAATCAGCCTCTGGCATGCAGATGAAGATCTCAAGGGAGTAGACGCCGTGGTTGTGCCCGGCGGTTTCTCCTATGGTGACTACCTGCGCACCGGTGCTATTTCTGCACTAGCTCCAGTTATGCAATCTGTTATTGAGCAGGCCGGAAAGGGCATGCCAGTACTCGGAATTTGCAATGGCTTCCAGATTCTTACCGAGGCTCGTTTGCTGCCCGGCGCATTGACCCGCAACCAGGGTCTGCACTTCCACTGCGTGGATACCCACCTCGTTGTGGAAAATAACACCACTGCCTGGACCAACACCTTGGAACAGGGACAGAAGATCCTCATCCCAGCTAAGCACGGCGAAGGCCGCTTCCAGGCTGATGCAGAAACCATCGCAGAACTCGAAGGCGAAGGCCGCGTGGTTTTCCGCTATACCGATAATTTCAACGGATCCGTCAATGAAATCGCCGGTATTACCAATAAGACCGGACGTGTTGTCGGCTTGATGCCACACCCAGAGCACGCCGTCGAAAAGCTCACTGGCCCGTCTGTTGACGGCCTTGAGCTCTTCCTGTCCGCCATCGGCACCATCGCTGCCTAA
- a CDS encoding sterol carrier family protein, whose protein sequence is MRIDPAETRAAVLAVQDWIKDIENTEKPGKKLLADATRLTARLLAQDAPGHSVEVRVPPFVAVQCIEGPRHTRGTPPNVVETDAHTWLSLATGKITFEEGVASGKISASGTRTGEIAQWLPVVPI, encoded by the coding sequence ATGAGGATTGATCCCGCCGAAACGCGAGCCGCAGTTCTTGCCGTGCAAGACTGGATTAAAGACATAGAAAATACCGAAAAGCCAGGTAAAAAGCTGCTTGCCGACGCCACCCGGCTCACCGCCCGACTGTTAGCACAAGACGCGCCGGGGCACAGCGTCGAAGTTCGAGTACCCCCATTTGTGGCAGTGCAATGTATCGAAGGACCACGCCACACTCGTGGCACACCACCCAATGTTGTGGAAACCGATGCGCACACCTGGTTGAGCCTGGCAACAGGAAAAATAACCTTTGAAGAGGGCGTGGCAAGCGGCAAGATCAGTGCTTCTGGTACCCGCACAGGGGAGATTGCACAGTGGTTGCCAGTGGTGCCAATTTAG